The Paeniglutamicibacter sulfureus genome includes a region encoding these proteins:
- a CDS encoding PP2C family protein-serine/threonine phosphatase, which yields MALMLKFAARSDVGKVRSKNDDSAYVGRYLAVVADGMGGHVGGDVASASTVLDLVHLDVPDTPDAETVLPDEIQAANLVLNELVNANPKLSGMGTTVTAMLLTGDVLQFAHIGDSRAYRLKNGVFEQISHDHTFVQRLVDEGRLRPEEAELHPHKNVLLRVLGDSDASPELDVSQYPVEAGERWMLCSDGLNAVVPDSITERIMRGTASLDETVEDLVETTLAHGSPDNVTIVVFEVVEDSGAEEPVPATDIAPADDPAPDTGQLNIAAEGDLEASAALIRHEMAKRPHLLVGAAELATQTGKIPVVTQRSGEKRAAAILTHKTPAGQASAEQEDFAALDRRPRRWLVPTFLALMALILAAVCVWGYLWTQTQYFVGNQDGRVAIFKGVSQDLGPLKLSHVDTVTEIPLDSLPEYTQQRIDSALPARDLAHAQTIVGELLVTAKQRCPVVVPENPGEAGTLPILPPYCQEIRP from the coding sequence ATGGCGTTGATGCTGAAATTTGCGGCGCGAAGCGATGTTGGCAAGGTGCGGTCCAAGAATGACGACTCCGCCTATGTGGGACGCTATCTGGCCGTGGTTGCCGACGGCATGGGCGGACACGTGGGCGGCGATGTCGCCAGTGCATCCACCGTCCTGGACCTCGTCCACCTGGATGTCCCCGACACCCCCGATGCCGAAACGGTGCTGCCCGATGAAATCCAGGCTGCAAATCTGGTCCTGAACGAACTCGTGAACGCCAACCCCAAGCTGTCGGGAATGGGCACCACGGTCACTGCCATGCTACTGACCGGCGACGTACTGCAATTCGCGCACATCGGCGACTCGCGGGCATACCGCCTGAAGAACGGCGTCTTCGAGCAGATCAGCCACGACCATACGTTCGTCCAGCGCCTGGTCGACGAGGGCCGCCTGCGACCCGAGGAAGCCGAACTGCACCCCCACAAGAACGTGCTGCTTCGGGTCCTGGGCGATTCGGACGCCAGTCCGGAACTCGATGTCAGCCAGTACCCGGTCGAGGCCGGGGAGCGCTGGATGCTGTGCTCGGACGGCCTGAACGCCGTCGTGCCCGATTCCATCACCGAACGCATCATGCGCGGCACCGCTTCCCTCGACGAAACCGTCGAGGATCTCGTTGAAACCACGCTTGCCCACGGGTCGCCAGACAACGTGACCATCGTGGTCTTCGAGGTCGTCGAGGACAGCGGCGCCGAAGAGCCAGTGCCCGCCACGGACATTGCCCCGGCCGACGATCCGGCCCCGGACACCGGGCAGCTGAACATCGCTGCCGAGGGCGACCTGGAAGCCAGTGCGGCACTGATCCGCCACGAAATGGCCAAGCGCCCCCACCTCTTGGTTGGCGCGGCCGAGCTCGCCACACAAACCGGCAAGATTCCCGTCGTCACTCAGCGCTCTGGCGAAAAACGTGCAGCGGCGATCCTCACACACAAGACTCCGGCCGGCCAGGCGTCCGCCGAACAAGAGGATTTCGCGGCGCTGGACCGCAGACCCCGGCGCTGGCTTGTGCCCACGTTCCTGGCACTCATGGCCTTGATCCTGGCCGCGGTATGCGTCTGGGGGTACCTGTGGACGCAGACCCAGTATTTCGTGGGCAACCAGGATGGGCGCGTGGCAATCTTCAAGGGCGTTTCACAGGACCTGGGTCCACTGAAACTCTCGCATGTTGACACTGTCACCGAGATTCCCCTTGATTCCCTTCCCGAGTACACGCAACAGCGCATTGATTCGGCACTCCCGGCACGGGACCTGGCACATGCCCAGACAATTGTCGGGGAGCTGCTGGTGACGGCCAAGCAACGCTGCCCGGTGGTCGTTCCGGAAAACCCGGGTGAGGCCGGCACCCTTCCGATCCTGCCCCCTTACTGTCAGGAGATCAGACCGTGA
- a CDS encoding FhaA domain-containing protein, whose translation MGLIDNVERGLEKLVTSVFRGSGSSEVKPVEIASRMRNQMDAKSLTISQARTLVPNLFTIRLSDDDFARAREWGAPLARELCTTALDHAKSQGYTLQGAVEVNFRKDSELKPGDFEIDSVFSEDSAAEVRNSPAAPPAPASPPRGVPKTQPVLDIAGQRYALNHPNIVLGRSAETDIPIEDPGVSRRHLKIEQRGAATWAVDLGSTNGSFVNGQKIVGETELHDGSNIAMGQTRIIFRLLPQSQGDRA comes from the coding sequence ATGGGCCTCATCGACAATGTTGAGCGCGGACTTGAAAAGCTTGTCACCAGCGTCTTCCGCGGCTCCGGCAGTTCCGAGGTCAAGCCCGTGGAAATCGCTTCACGTATGCGCAACCAGATGGATGCGAAGTCGCTGACCATTTCACAGGCGCGCACCCTGGTGCCGAACCTCTTCACCATTCGCCTCTCTGACGACGATTTTGCCAGGGCACGGGAATGGGGGGCGCCGTTGGCCAGGGAACTCTGCACGACAGCCCTGGATCACGCCAAGAGCCAGGGATACACACTGCAGGGCGCCGTCGAGGTCAACTTTCGCAAAGACAGCGAGCTCAAGCCTGGAGACTTCGAGATCGACTCGGTCTTTTCCGAAGACTCCGCCGCCGAGGTGCGCAACTCCCCCGCCGCTCCGCCGGCACCCGCCTCTCCACCGCGTGGGGTACCCAAGACGCAGCCGGTGCTTGACATTGCCGGCCAACGATACGCCTTGAACCATCCCAACATCGTCTTGGGCCGTTCCGCGGAGACCGACATCCCCATTGAGGATCCCGGAGTTTCCCGCCGGCACCTGAAGATCGAGCAGCGCGGCGCCGCGACGTGGGCCGTTGACTTGGGCTCCACCAACGGCAGCTTCGTCAACGGACAGAAGATCGTTGGTGAAACCGAGCTCCACGACGGCTCCAACATCGCCATGGGACAAACACGCATCATCTTCAGACTCCTCCCCCAATCTCAAGGAGACCGTGCGTGA
- a CDS encoding FHA domain-containing protein FhaB/FipA produces the protein MNDLVFTVLRLGFLILLWLLVLSIVGALRRDLAIGGRAGVGSPSSRQIRKDPSLAPPPEVPAKQQAKTLSILEGPLTGLQHQLTASPILLGRAQEATIVLEDDYASGRHARLFPQGTRWFIEDLGSTNGTFLGEAQLTRAQPVELGQKIRIGKTVMELRP, from the coding sequence GTGAACGACCTAGTGTTCACCGTGCTGCGGCTCGGATTTCTCATATTGCTCTGGCTGCTGGTCTTGAGCATCGTCGGCGCGCTTCGCCGCGACCTTGCCATTGGCGGAAGGGCAGGCGTCGGCAGCCCGTCGTCCCGGCAGATCCGCAAGGACCCCTCGTTGGCACCGCCACCGGAGGTCCCCGCCAAGCAGCAGGCCAAGACCTTGTCCATCCTCGAGGGACCCCTTACGGGCCTTCAGCACCAGCTCACGGCCAGCCCGATCCTGCTGGGTCGCGCCCAAGAAGCAACCATCGTGCTGGAAGACGACTATGCCTCCGGCCGCCACGCACGCCTGTTCCCCCAGGGGACCCGGTGGTTCATCGAAGATTTGGGTTCGACCAACGGAACGTTCCTGGGCGAGGCCCAGCTCACCCGCGCCCAGCCGGTTGAACTTGGCCAGAAGATCCGGATCGGCAAGACGGTCATGGAGTTGAGGCCCTAG